A genomic region of Limnohabitans curvus contains the following coding sequences:
- a CDS encoding Rossmann-like and DUF2520 domain-containing protein, whose product MKTFNVIGCGRVGQTLAALLHQHAQVQVQDLYSRSFSSAEQAVQLVGSGAAATELAQMRAADVWLLSVPDAQVAVAAQALAEAQGAYLKGAIVFHNSGFLSAAVLQPLQALGCHVASAHPVLNFASPHTGVRQFAGTPCGLEGDAPALAWLHTALTAIGGRCFEIASADKPLYHAAAVFSSNFTVVLQGIAQDAWRSAGVPPELMRPLTEALLKSTVDNVLAMGPAQALTGPAARGDTAVVQAQGAVVKDWSAPAGEVYKTLSALAAKLKQDGHTQP is encoded by the coding sequence TTGAAGACATTCAACGTCATCGGCTGTGGCCGCGTGGGTCAAACCCTCGCGGCCTTGTTACATCAGCACGCCCAAGTGCAGGTGCAAGACCTGTATTCCCGCAGCTTCAGCAGTGCCGAGCAAGCGGTGCAGCTTGTTGGCTCGGGAGCGGCTGCCACGGAGCTGGCTCAGATGCGTGCCGCCGATGTGTGGCTGCTCAGCGTGCCCGATGCTCAAGTGGCTGTGGCCGCGCAGGCTTTGGCCGAGGCGCAGGGGGCCTATCTAAAAGGCGCTATCGTTTTTCATAACAGTGGTTTTTTAAGTGCTGCCGTGCTGCAGCCCTTGCAGGCTTTGGGCTGCCATGTGGCCAGTGCGCACCCCGTGCTCAACTTTGCTTCTCCCCACACGGGCGTGCGCCAGTTTGCAGGCACGCCGTGCGGGCTAGAGGGCGATGCGCCCGCTCTGGCTTGGTTGCACACCGCGCTCACCGCCATTGGCGGGCGCTGCTTTGAGATTGCCAGTGCCGACAAACCGCTGTACCACGCAGCAGCGGTGTTCAGCAGCAACTTCACCGTGGTGTTGCAAGGCATCGCGCAAGACGCTTGGCGCAGCGCCGGTGTGCCGCCCGAGCTGATGCGCCCATTGACCGAGGCCTTGCTCAAAAGCACAGTCGACAACGTGTTGGCTATGGGGCCCGCGCAGGCGTTGACTGGCCCAGCCGCCCGTGGCGACACAGCGGTGGTGCAGGCGCAAGGGGCGGTGGTGAAGGATTGGAGCGCGCCTGCTGGCGAGGTGTACAAGACCCTGAGTGCGCTAGCGGCCAAGCTCAAGCAAGACGGTCACACACAGCCCTGA